Proteins encoded in a region of the Bactrocera tryoni isolate S06 chromosome 4, CSIRO_BtryS06_freeze2, whole genome shotgun sequence genome:
- the LOC120776018 gene encoding antigen 5 like allergen Cul n 1-like: MFHKLWLRACLTLLIAELSLVKIAKTDTALATTEKAAATTRAIPVPATTIAGVELHSGLTTESPTNPNTATSQSSVDSNATSASSTYTTNNNTPNAPTNTATASDDISSNAYCTPSLCELYNGSHVLQVPHIGCNNDGAFAPACGAEPHLLNMSQRRRQFILDMHNLARERIASGQLEGYRAAAHMPMLKWDDELEYMASLHVKRCQFAHDQCRNTPRYQFSGQNIGYFWIGREFKSHAKRFKSFILDWFREYRLANQSFIDQYRPHPEGKKIGHFTMLVADRAHRVGCAAIRYRDPSDINYMKLLMTCNYDYTNILGEPVYQSGLAASKCIYKISEKYPSLCDWKDAVYDYSSEESVEEDNDNELDSNFIN, encoded by the exons ATGTTTCATAAACTTTGGTTACGCGCGTGCTTAACGCTCCTAATCGCGGAGCTTTCGCTAGTAAAGATAGCAAAGACGGACACAGCACTGGCAACCACAGAGAaagcagctgcaacaacaagagCTATACCCGTACCAGCGACAACAATTGCTGGTGTAGAGTTGCATAGTGGCCTTACAACCGAATCACCGACAAATCCCAACACTGCCACAAGCCAATCCAGCGTTGACAGTAATGCCACGAGCGCCAGCAGCACTTacacaaccaacaacaatacgCCAAATGCGCCTACAAACACCGCAACCGCATCTGACGACATATCCAGCAACGCCTATTGCACGCCATCACTTTGTGAGCTCTACAATGGCAGTCATGTGTTGCAAGTGCCGCACATTGGTTGCAATAACGATGGCGCTTTTGCGCCCGCTTGTGGCGCCGAACCGCATTTGTTGAATATGAGCCAACGGCGGCGCCAGTTTATTTTGGATATGCATAATCTCGCCCGTGAGCGTATTGCGTCCGGCCAGCTGGAGGGTTATCGCGCCGCCGCGCACATGCCAATGCTCAAGTGGGACGATGAACTTGAATATATGGCTTCGTTGCATGTGAAACGCTGTCAATTTGCGCACGATCAGTGTCGCAATACGCCGCGTTATCAGTTCAGCGGTCAGAATATTGGTTACTTTTGGATCGGTCGTGAATTTAAATCGCATGCGAAGCGTTTTAAATCGTTTATTTTGGATTGGTTTCGGGAGTATCGACTTGCCAATCAATCATTCATTGATCAGTACAGACCCCATCCGGAAGG caaaaaaatcGGTCACTTCACCATGCTGGTGGCTGATCGCGCGCATCGCGTGGGCTGTGCTGCTATACGCTATCGCGATCCAAGtgatattaattatatgaaattgCTAATGACATGCAATTATGACTATACAAATATACTAGGAGAACCCGTCTATCAAAGTGGACTTGCGGCGAGCaagtgtatttataaaataagcGAGAAATATCCTTCGCTGTGCGACTGGAAGGATGCGGTTTACGATTATAGCAGTGAGGAGAGTGTGGAGGAGGATAATGACAATGAGCTGGatagcaattttataaattaa